A region of Lycium barbarum isolate Lr01 chromosome 3, ASM1917538v2, whole genome shotgun sequence DNA encodes the following proteins:
- the LOC132633480 gene encoding glyoxylate/succinic semialdehyde reductase 2, chloroplastic isoform X2: protein MGSPMAQNLIKAGRDVTVWNRTKSKCEPLISLGAKYKSSPEEVAASCDVTFSMLADPESALDVACGKYGAAKGMGPGKGYVDVSTVDGETSKLICEQIRATGAHFLEAPVSGSKKPAEDGQLIFLTAGDAVLYEKVATILDIMGKSRFYLGEVGNGAAMKLVVNMVMGSMMASFSEGLVLSEKVGLDPSVLVEVISQGAISAPMYALKGPSMVKSSYPTAFPLKHQQKDLRLALGLAESVSQPIPIAAATNELYKVAKSHGLSDQDFSAVIEALKVKLQQ, encoded by the exons ACGTGATGTGACAGTCTGGAATAGGACCAAGAGCAAATGTGAACCCCTTATCTCCTTGGGTGCAAA ATACAAGTCCTCCCCTGAGGAGGTTGCTGCATCTTGTGATGTCACATTTTCCATGCTTGCAGACCCGGAGAGTGCA CTGGACGTTGCTTGTGGAAAATATGGAGCTGCAAAAGGAATGGGTCCAGGAAAAGG TTACGTAGATGTCTCAACAGTTGATGGTGAAACTTCTAAACTGATCTGTGAACAAATTAGAGCTACTGGAGCTCATTTTTTGGAG GCTCCAGTATCAGGGTCCAAGAAGCCAGCAGAAGATGGACAGCTAATATTTCTCACTGCAG GTGATGCCGTGCTGTATGAAAAAGTTGCTACAATATTGGATATCATGGGGAAG TCAAGATTTTACCTTGGTGAAGTTGGTAACGGAGCTGCAATGAAACTCGTTGTCAATATGGTTATGGGAAG TATGATGGCCTCATTTTCTGAAGGATTAGTTCTTAGCGAGAAAGTTGGACTTGATCCAAGTGTATTAGTGGAG GTGATCTCGCAAGGTGCTATTAGTGCCCCAATGTATGCCCTTAAAGGTCCTTCAATGGTTAAATCTTCGTATCCGACAGCGTTTCCTCTGAAGCATCAGCAAAAG GACCTTCGTCTAGCTCTGGGTTTGGCTGAATCTGTTTCACAACCCATTCCAATTGCTGCAGCAACTAATGAACTTTACAAGGTAGCAAAATCTCATGGACTGAGTGACCAGGACTTCTCTGCAGTAATTGAAGCGTTGAAAGTGAAATTGCAACAGTAA